From a single Cupriavidus taiwanensis LMG 19424 genomic region:
- a CDS encoding styrene monooxygenase/indole monooxygenase family protein, with protein MRQRIAIVGAGQSGLQMALGLQAAGYQVTLLSNRTPEQVRAGKVMSSQCMFNRALQTERELGLNWWEDTCPPVEGIGLAVPHPEQPGAKVIDWAAPLDRPAQAVDQRLKMPAWMEAFVARGGDLRIVDVGIDELEDLTREHDLVLLAAGKGEIVSRFERDAQRSPFDKPQRALALTYVTGMLPREPFSRVCFNLIPGVGEYFVFPALTLSGPCEIMVFEGIPGGPMDRWAEARTPDQHLAESLRILRTYAPWEAERCEHVALTDDNGILSGRFAPTVRKPVLTLPSGRLVFGMADAVVVNDPITGQGSNNAAKCCKVYLDAILAHGERPFDRDWMEQTFASYWHYAGDVVAWTNSLLTPPPPHILALLGAAGQSPALAARIANGFDNPPDYFPWWLDPQACHQLIDHYLPRAA; from the coding sequence ATGCGCCAACGCATCGCCATCGTCGGGGCCGGCCAGTCCGGCCTGCAAATGGCCCTCGGGTTGCAGGCGGCGGGCTACCAGGTCACGCTGCTGTCCAACCGCACGCCCGAGCAGGTCCGGGCCGGCAAGGTCATGTCGAGCCAGTGCATGTTCAACCGCGCGCTGCAGACCGAGCGCGAACTCGGGCTGAACTGGTGGGAAGACACCTGCCCGCCGGTCGAGGGCATCGGCCTGGCCGTGCCGCATCCCGAGCAGCCCGGCGCGAAGGTCATCGACTGGGCCGCGCCGCTGGACCGGCCGGCGCAGGCGGTCGACCAGCGCCTGAAGATGCCGGCGTGGATGGAGGCCTTCGTGGCGCGCGGCGGCGACCTGCGCATCGTCGATGTCGGCATCGACGAGCTGGAGGACCTGACGCGCGAGCATGACCTGGTGCTGCTGGCCGCCGGCAAGGGCGAGATCGTCAGCCGCTTCGAGCGCGATGCCCAGCGCAGCCCGTTCGACAAGCCGCAACGCGCGCTGGCCCTGACCTATGTGACCGGCATGCTGCCGCGCGAGCCGTTCTCGCGGGTTTGCTTCAACCTGATCCCGGGCGTGGGCGAGTACTTCGTATTTCCCGCGCTGACGCTGTCGGGGCCGTGCGAGATCATGGTGTTCGAGGGCATCCCTGGCGGCCCGATGGACCGCTGGGCCGAGGCGCGCACGCCAGACCAGCACCTCGCGGAAAGCCTGCGCATCCTGCGCACCTATGCGCCCTGGGAAGCCGAGCGCTGCGAGCACGTGGCGCTGACCGACGACAACGGCATCCTGTCAGGCCGCTTCGCACCGACGGTGCGCAAGCCGGTGCTGACGCTGCCGTCGGGGCGGCTGGTATTCGGCATGGCCGATGCCGTGGTGGTCAACGATCCGATTACCGGGCAAGGTTCGAACAACGCCGCCAAATGCTGCAAGGTCTACCTCGACGCGATCCTCGCCCATGGCGAGCGGCCGTTCGACCGTGACTGGATGGAGCAGACTTTCGCCAGCTACTGGCATTACGCCGGCGATGTGGTGGCCTGGACCAACTCGCTGCTGACTCCGCCGCCGCCCCATATCCTGGCGCTGCTGGGCGCGGCGGGGCAATCGCCGGCGCTGGCCGCGCGCATCGCCAATGGCTTCGACAATCCGCCTGACTACTTCCCGTGGTGGCTGGATCCGCAGGCCTGCCACCAGCTGATCGACCACTACCTGCCCCGGGCCGCCTGA
- the rpsS gene encoding 30S ribosomal protein S19, translating to MTRSAKKGPFCDAHLLKKVEVATSGKDKKPIKTWSRRSTILPEFIGLTIAVHNGRQHVPVYVTENMVGHKLGEFAITRTFKGHAADKKAKR from the coding sequence ATGACTCGTTCCGCTAAAAAGGGTCCGTTCTGCGACGCCCACCTGCTGAAGAAGGTGGAAGTTGCAACGAGCGGCAAGGACAAGAAGCCCATCAAGACGTGGTCGCGCCGCTCGACCATTCTGCCGGAGTTCATCGGCCTGACGATCGCCGTTCACAACGGCCGTCAACACGTGCCGGTGTACGTGACGGAAAACATGGTTGGCCACAAGCTCGGCGAATTTGCGATCACCCGCACGTTCAAGGGCCACGCGGCTGACAAGAAAGCGAAGAGGTAA
- the rpsJ gene encoding 30S ribosomal protein S10: protein MQNQKIRIRLKAFDYRLIDQSAAEIVDTAKRTGAIVKGPVPLPTRIQRFDILRSPHVNKTSRDQFEIRTHQRLMDIVDPTDKTVDALMKLDLPAGVDVEIKV from the coding sequence ATGCAGAACCAGAAGATCCGTATCCGCCTGAAGGCTTTCGACTATCGCCTGATCGACCAGTCGGCCGCCGAGATCGTGGATACCGCCAAGCGTACCGGCGCGATCGTCAAGGGCCCGGTGCCCCTGCCGACCCGCATCCAGCGCTTCGACATCCTGCGTTCGCCGCACGTCAACAAGACCAGCCGCGATCAGTTCGAGATCCGCACTCACCAGCGCCTGATGGACATCGTCGACCCGACCGACAAGACGGTTGACGCGCTGATGAAGCTCGACCTGCCGGCCGGCGTGGACGTCGAGATCAAGGTGTAA
- the rplW gene encoding 50S ribosomal protein L23, with protein MTQVAKNDHRLMQVLLAPVVSEKATLVADKNEQVVFEVARDANKAEVKAAVELLFKVEVQSVQILNQKGKQKRFGRFMGRRNHVKKAYVSLKPGQEINFEAEAK; from the coding sequence ATGACGCAAGTAGCCAAGAACGATCATCGTTTGATGCAGGTGCTGCTCGCGCCGGTGGTTTCCGAAAAGGCAACCCTGGTCGCCGACAAGAATGAACAAGTCGTGTTCGAAGTGGCTCGCGATGCCAACAAGGCAGAAGTGAAGGCCGCCGTCGAACTGCTGTTCAAGGTCGAGGTGCAGTCCGTTCAGATCCTGAACCAGAAGGGCAAGCAGAAGCGCTTCGGCCGTTTCATGGGCCGTCGCAACCACGTGAAGAAAGCTTACGTGTCGCTGAAGCCGGGTCAGGAAATCAATTTTGAAGCGGAGGCCAAGTAA
- the rplV gene encoding 50S ribosomal protein L22 → MEVKAIHRGARISAQKTRLVADQIRGLPIERALNVLTFSPKKAAGIVKKVVESAIANAEHNEGADIDELKVKSIYVDKATSLKRFTARAKGRGNRIEKQTCHITVTLGN, encoded by the coding sequence ATGGAAGTGAAAGCGATTCATCGCGGTGCCCGCATCTCCGCCCAGAAGACGCGCCTGGTCGCTGACCAGATCCGTGGTCTGCCGATCGAGCGCGCGCTCAATGTCCTGACGTTCAGCCCGAAAAAGGCTGCCGGGATCGTGAAGAAGGTGGTCGAATCGGCCATCGCCAACGCTGAGCACAACGAAGGCGCCGACATCGACGAACTCAAGGTCAAATCGATCTACGTCGACAAGGCGACCTCGCTCAAGCGCTTCACCGCACGGGCGAAGGGCCGCGGCAACCGCATCGAGAAACAAACCTGTCACATCACTGTGACGCTCGGCAACTAA
- a CDS encoding dienelactone hydrolase family protein — MGQTIQIQTPEGSFSGYLATPAAGKGPGIVLCQEIFGVNATMRQVADYYAEEGYTVLVPDLFWRLAPGIELTDRGEDFQRALGLYQQFDEAKGVQDVGAALETLRARPECAGQTGVLGFCLGGKLAYLAACRLPDVACAVAYYGVGIEHALEEAGNVRGRLVLHIAEKDGFCPPQAQAAIREALAGRDNIEVYVYPGVDHAFARAGGEHFDKPSALMAHQRAIAALRREMGPHYDFSALWDKHCEYEFATRDVDATMATMVAQPYVNHIPTMTGGVGHAQLRRFYQHHFVHSNPPDTTLIPLSRTVGATQIVDELLFCFTHTCEIDWMLPGVPPTGKRVEIPLIAIVKFRGDKLYHEHIYWDQASVLVQIGKLDPAGLPVAGVETARKLLDETLPSNTLMARWPQSEGK, encoded by the coding sequence ATGGGCCAGACCATCCAGATCCAGACCCCCGAAGGCAGTTTCAGCGGCTATCTCGCTACCCCGGCGGCAGGCAAGGGCCCCGGCATCGTGCTGTGCCAGGAGATCTTCGGCGTCAATGCCACCATGCGGCAGGTCGCCGACTATTACGCTGAAGAGGGTTACACGGTGCTGGTTCCCGACCTGTTCTGGCGCCTCGCGCCCGGCATCGAACTGACCGATCGCGGCGAGGACTTCCAGCGCGCGCTCGGCCTCTATCAGCAATTCGACGAAGCGAAGGGCGTGCAGGATGTGGGCGCTGCGTTGGAAACGTTGCGTGCGCGGCCCGAATGCGCCGGGCAGACCGGCGTGCTGGGCTTCTGCCTGGGCGGCAAGCTGGCCTACCTGGCGGCCTGCCGCCTGCCCGACGTGGCCTGCGCGGTGGCGTACTACGGCGTCGGCATCGAGCATGCCCTGGAGGAAGCCGGCAACGTGCGCGGCCGCCTCGTGCTGCATATCGCCGAAAAGGACGGCTTCTGCCCGCCGCAGGCGCAGGCGGCGATTCGCGAAGCCCTGGCCGGCCGCGACAACATCGAGGTCTATGTCTACCCCGGCGTCGATCACGCCTTCGCGCGTGCCGGCGGCGAGCACTTCGACAAGCCCTCGGCACTGATGGCGCATCAGCGCGCGATCGCCGCGCTGCGGCGCGAGATGGGGCCGCACTACGACTTTTCGGCGCTGTGGGACAAGCACTGCGAATATGAATTCGCCACCCGCGATGTCGATGCGACCATGGCGACGATGGTGGCGCAGCCTTACGTGAACCATATCCCGACCATGACCGGCGGTGTCGGCCACGCGCAGCTGCGTCGCTTCTACCAGCACCACTTCGTGCACAGCAATCCGCCGGACACGACGCTGATTCCGCTGTCGCGCACGGTCGGCGCCACGCAGATCGTCGACGAGCTGCTGTTCTGCTTCACCCATACCTGCGAAATCGACTGGATGCTGCCCGGCGTGCCGCCGACCGGCAAGCGCGTGGAGATTCCGCTGATTGCCATCGTCAAGTTCCGCGGCGACAAGCTTTATCACGAACACATCTACTGGGACCAGGCCAGCGTGCTGGTGCAGATCGGCAAGCTGGATCCGGCAGGCTTGCCGGTGGCAGGGGTTGAGACCGCGCGCAAGCTGCTGGACGAGACCCTGCCGTCGAACACGCTGATGGCGCGCTGGCCGCAGAGCGAAGGCAAGTAA
- a CDS encoding SDR family oxidoreductase translates to MKGLQDKVAIVTGGATLIGAGVARAFVEAGARVAIFDIDAANGERVAADLGKDALFIAADITRDEQVRDAVSQVAQRFGGVDCLVNLACTYLDDGFRSSRADWLAALDVNVVSGVMLAQAVQPLMRARGGGAIVNFTSISSKVAQTGRWLYPVSKAAIAQLTRNMAMDLAPDRIRVNSVSPGWTWCRLMDEVSGGNRARTDAVAAPFHLLGRVGEPGEVAQVALFLCSDHASFVTGADYAVDGGYSAMGPEQNVPAIGKLAG, encoded by the coding sequence ATGAAGGGATTGCAGGACAAGGTGGCCATCGTCACCGGCGGCGCCACGCTGATTGGCGCAGGCGTGGCGCGGGCTTTCGTCGAGGCCGGCGCGCGCGTGGCGATCTTCGATATCGACGCCGCCAATGGCGAGCGCGTTGCCGCGGATCTGGGCAAGGACGCGCTGTTCATCGCGGCGGACATCACGCGGGACGAGCAGGTGCGCGATGCGGTGAGCCAGGTAGCGCAGCGCTTTGGCGGCGTCGATTGCCTGGTCAACCTGGCCTGCACCTATCTCGACGACGGCTTTCGCTCCAGCCGTGCCGACTGGCTGGCGGCGCTCGACGTCAATGTGGTCTCCGGCGTGATGCTGGCGCAGGCGGTGCAGCCGCTGATGCGCGCGCGCGGCGGCGGCGCCATCGTCAATTTCACCAGCATCTCGTCCAAGGTGGCGCAGACCGGGCGCTGGCTCTATCCGGTATCGAAGGCGGCCATCGCGCAGCTGACGCGCAACATGGCGATGGATCTGGCGCCGGACCGCATCCGCGTGAATTCGGTGTCGCCCGGCTGGACCTGGTGCCGGCTGATGGACGAGGTCAGCGGCGGCAACCGTGCCCGGACCGATGCCGTCGCCGCGCCGTTCCACCTGCTGGGCCGCGTGGGCGAGCCCGGCGAGGTCGCGCAGGTAGCGCTGTTCCTGTGCTCCGACCATGCCAGCTTCGTCACCGGCGCGGATTACGCCGTTGACGGCGGCTACAGCGCCATGGGCCCGGAGCAGAACGTTCCGGCCATCGGCAAGCTGGCCGGCTGA
- a CDS encoding flavin reductase family protein: MDTTSHAAPSLDPRELRRVCGRYATGVAVIGACTAQRRPVGITVNSFASLSLAPPLILWSLASHSPNAGLFEPGRPFGVSILRAGHGDLARRFATPAADKFAGVRHTRCPQGVPYLDEALATLACRVERADPVGDHLLIVGAVESIAAHEGEPLVFYGGGFVRVAA; the protein is encoded by the coding sequence ATGGACACCACCAGCCATGCCGCCCCCTCGCTCGATCCGCGCGAATTGCGCCGGGTTTGCGGTCGCTACGCGACCGGCGTGGCGGTCATCGGTGCCTGCACGGCGCAACGGCGTCCGGTCGGCATCACCGTCAACTCGTTTGCGTCGCTGTCGCTGGCGCCGCCGCTGATCCTGTGGAGCCTGGCATCGCACTCGCCCAACGCCGGGCTGTTCGAGCCGGGCCGACCGTTCGGCGTCAGCATCCTGCGCGCCGGCCATGGCGACCTGGCGCGCCGCTTTGCCACCCCCGCCGCGGACAAGTTCGCCGGCGTGCGCCACACCCGCTGCCCTCAGGGCGTTCCCTACCTGGACGAGGCGCTCGCCACACTGGCCTGCCGCGTCGAGCGGGCTGATCCGGTGGGCGACCACCTGCTGATCGTGGGCGCGGTCGAATCCATCGCGGCGCACGAGGGCGAGCCGCTGGTCTTCTATGGCGGCGGCTTCGTGCGCGTCGCGGCCTGA
- the rplD gene encoding 50S ribosomal protein L4, which translates to MELKLLQDNGQVGAGVAASPEVFGRDYNEALVHQIVVAYQANARSGNRKQKDREEVKHTTKKPWRQKGTGRARAGMSSSPLWRGGGRIFPNSPEENFSQKVNKKMFRAGMRSIYSQLAREGRINVVDGFTVDAPKTKLLADKFKAMGLDSVLIITDSLDENLYLASRNLPHVAVVEPRQADPLSLVHYKKVLVTKAAVAQIEELLK; encoded by the coding sequence ATGGAACTCAAGCTCCTCCAGGACAATGGCCAAGTCGGTGCAGGCGTCGCAGCCTCGCCCGAAGTGTTCGGCCGTGACTACAACGAAGCCCTCGTTCACCAGATCGTCGTCGCTTACCAGGCCAACGCTCGCAGCGGTAACCGTAAGCAGAAGGATCGTGAAGAGGTCAAGCACACGACCAAGAAGCCGTGGCGCCAGAAGGGTACGGGCCGTGCTCGTGCCGGTATGTCCTCGTCGCCGCTGTGGCGCGGGGGTGGCCGTATCTTCCCGAATTCGCCGGAAGAGAACTTCAGCCAGAAGGTCAACAAGAAGATGTTCCGTGCCGGCATGCGCTCGATTTACTCGCAGCTCGCACGTGAAGGTCGTATCAACGTGGTGGACGGTTTCACTGTCGACGCGCCCAAGACCAAGCTCTTGGCCGACAAGTTCAAGGCCATGGGCCTGGACTCGGTGCTGATCATCACCGACAGCCTCGACGAAAACCTCTACCTGGCTTCGCGCAACCTGCCGCACGTGGCAGTTGTCGAGCCGCGCCAGGCTGATCCGCTGTCGCTCGTGCACTACAAGAAGGTGCTGGTGACCAAGGCAGCCGTCGCGCAGATCGAGGAGTTGCTGAAATGA
- the rplC gene encoding 50S ribosomal protein L3 — MSLGLVGRKVGMTRIFTDDGEAIPVTVVEVGDNRVTQIKTDETDGYTAVQVTFGARRASRVTKPLAGHLAKAGVEAGEIIREFRIDAAKAAELQAGGSLSVDLFEVGQKIDVQGVTIGKGYAGTIKRYHFASGRATHGNSRSHNVPGSIGMAQDPGRVFPGKRMTGHLGDVTRTVQNLEIAKIDAERKLLLVKGAIPGSKNGKVIVTPAVKAKAKA, encoded by the coding sequence ATGAGCCTTGGCCTTGTAGGTCGCAAGGTTGGCATGACCCGTATTTTCACGGACGACGGTGAAGCGATTCCCGTGACCGTGGTCGAGGTCGGCGACAACCGCGTGACGCAAATCAAGACGGACGAGACCGACGGTTACACCGCGGTTCAAGTCACCTTCGGCGCACGACGCGCAAGCCGCGTTACCAAGCCGCTGGCGGGTCACCTCGCCAAAGCCGGCGTGGAAGCCGGCGAAATCATCCGCGAATTCCGTATCGACGCAGCCAAGGCTGCCGAACTGCAAGCTGGCGGTTCGCTGTCGGTCGATCTGTTCGAAGTCGGTCAGAAGATCGACGTGCAGGGCGTGACCATCGGTAAGGGCTACGCCGGTACCATCAAGCGCTACCACTTCGCCTCCGGCCGTGCCACCCACGGTAACTCGCGCTCGCACAACGTGCCGGGCTCGATCGGTATGGCGCAGGATCCGGGCCGCGTGTTCCCGGGCAAGCGCATGACCGGTCACCTGGGCGATGTCACCCGCACCGTGCAGAACCTGGAGATCGCCAAGATCGACGCAGAGCGCAAGCTGCTGCTGGTCAAGGGCGCCATCCCTGGCTCCAAGAACGGCAAGGTCATCGTTACCCCGGCCGTCAAGGCCAAAGCCAAAGCTTAA
- the rpsC gene encoding 30S ribosomal protein S3, producing MGQKIHPTGFRLAVSRNWASRWYASNTKFAGMLKEDIEVRDFLKKKLKNASVGRVVIERPARNARITIYSSRPGVVIGKKGEDIELLKAELQRRMGVPVHVNIEEIRKPETDAQLIADSITQQLERRIMFRRAMKRAMQNAMRLGAQGIKIMSAGRLNGIEIARTEWYREGRVPLHTLRADIDYGFSEAETTYGIIGVKVWVYKGDHLGRNDAPVVEEPQDDRRRRPGRPEGRRREGEGRPGGNRRGGAGAGRRAAPGADAKSGE from the coding sequence ATGGGACAGAAGATTCATCCGACTGGCTTCCGTCTGGCTGTCAGCCGTAATTGGGCTTCGCGCTGGTACGCCAGCAACACGAAGTTCGCCGGCATGCTGAAGGAAGACATCGAAGTTCGCGACTTCCTGAAGAAGAAGCTGAAGAACGCATCGGTTGGCCGCGTCGTCATCGAGCGCCCCGCCCGCAATGCCCGCATCACCATTTACAGCTCGCGTCCGGGCGTGGTGATCGGCAAGAAGGGTGAGGACATCGAACTGCTGAAGGCCGAACTGCAGCGTCGCATGGGCGTGCCCGTGCACGTGAACATCGAGGAAATCCGCAAGCCGGAAACCGATGCTCAGCTGATCGCCGACTCGATCACCCAGCAGCTCGAGCGCCGCATCATGTTCCGCCGCGCCATGAAGCGCGCCATGCAGAACGCGATGCGCCTGGGCGCCCAGGGTATCAAGATCATGAGCGCCGGCCGTCTGAACGGTATCGAAATCGCCCGTACCGAGTGGTACCGCGAAGGCCGTGTGCCCCTGCACACCCTGCGCGCCGACATCGACTACGGCTTCTCCGAAGCAGAAACCACCTACGGCATCATCGGTGTCAAGGTGTGGGTCTACAAGGGGGATCACCTCGGCCGCAATGACGCGCCGGTGGTGGAAGAGCCGCAGGACGACCGTCGTCGTCGCCCGGGTCGTCCGGAAGGCCGCCGCCGTGAAGGCGAAGGCCGTCCGGGTGGCAACCGCCGCGGCGGTGCCGGTGCCGGTCGCCGCGCTGCGCCTGGCGCAGATGCGAAGAGTGGAGAATAA
- the rplB gene encoding 50S ribosomal protein L2, whose protein sequence is MALVKTKPTSPGRRSMVKVVNKDLHKGTPYAPLLEKQFQKSGRNNNGHITTRHKGGGHKHHYRVVDFKRNDKDGIPAKVERLEYDPNRSANIALVVFADGERRYIIATKGMVAGQQLLNGSEAPIKAGNNLPIRNIPVGTTINNVEMLPGKGAQIARAAGGSAVLLAREGLYAQVRLRSGEVRRVHIECRATVGEVGNEEHSLRVIGKAGATRWRGIRPTVRGVVMNPVDHPHGGGEGKTAAGRDPVSPWGTPTKGYRTRSNKRTDSMIVQKRHKR, encoded by the coding sequence ATGGCACTCGTCAAGACCAAGCCGACTTCCCCGGGTCGTCGCTCGATGGTGAAGGTGGTCAACAAGGACCTTCACAAGGGCACCCCGTACGCGCCGCTGCTGGAAAAGCAATTCCAGAAGTCGGGCCGTAACAACAATGGTCATATCACCACCCGCCACAAGGGCGGTGGTCATAAGCACCACTACCGCGTGGTCGACTTCAAGCGCAACGACAAGGACGGCATCCCCGCCAAGGTCGAGCGCCTGGAATACGATCCGAACCGCAGCGCCAATATCGCGCTGGTCGTGTTCGCCGACGGCGAGCGCCGCTACATCATCGCCACCAAGGGCATGGTTGCCGGTCAGCAGCTGCTGAACGGCTCGGAAGCGCCGATCAAGGCCGGTAACAACCTGCCGATCCGCAACATTCCGGTCGGTACCACGATCAACAACGTGGAAATGCTGCCGGGCAAGGGCGCCCAGATCGCCCGCGCTGCTGGCGGTTCCGCCGTGCTGCTGGCCCGTGAAGGCCTGTACGCCCAGGTTCGCCTGCGCTCCGGCGAAGTGCGCCGCGTGCACATCGAGTGCCGCGCCACTGTTGGTGAAGTGGGCAACGAAGAGCACAGCCTGCGCGTCATCGGCAAGGCCGGTGCGACCCGCTGGCGCGGTATCCGCCCGACGGTCCGCGGCGTGGTGATGAACCCGGTCGACCACCCGCACGGTGGTGGCGAGGGCAAGACCGCTGCTGGCCGCGATCCGGTGTCGCCGTGGGGTACCCCGACCAAGGGCTACCGCACCCGCAGCAACAAGCGCACGGACAGCATGATCGTCCAGAAGCGCCACAAGCGTTAA
- a CDS encoding AraC family transcriptional regulator, giving the protein MMQLPPTARAPAPLAHALLHDAGRQVFASTDLGQTRAAVGKVFKPHRLDIRGTSLSARMHHAPLGAVSLNRLAYGADVTIDPGPLGDFLLVQMPLSGHAEIRCGAQQIVSTPECASVLTPSDPLLMRWSADNDQLIVRVERNALERVCAAYLGHRPALPLRFQLGMAWRSAGWYALMEYLVQMLSAAPATARHPLTACQLEQLVIGALLTLQPHSLSEALQRHGKPLAPRHVKVVEEYIHAHAAAALTPALLAEIAGVSLRSLYAGFREHRGLSPMAYLRTIRLDRVRHDLLNDAALSSVTGAALRWGFTHLGRFSAEYRRAFGECPAETLRRRGSV; this is encoded by the coding sequence ATGATGCAGCTGCCCCCGACTGCCCGCGCGCCGGCACCGCTGGCGCATGCCCTGCTGCACGATGCCGGGCGGCAGGTGTTCGCCTCGACCGACCTCGGGCAGACGCGCGCGGCCGTGGGCAAGGTCTTCAAGCCTCACCGGCTCGATATCCGCGGGACCAGCCTGTCGGCCCGCATGCATCACGCCCCGCTGGGGGCGGTGTCGCTGAACCGGCTCGCCTACGGGGCCGATGTCACGATCGACCCGGGCCCGCTCGGCGACTTCCTGCTGGTGCAGATGCCGCTCAGCGGCCACGCCGAAATCCGTTGCGGCGCGCAGCAGATCGTGTCGACACCGGAGTGCGCGTCCGTGCTGACGCCCAGCGATCCGCTGCTGATGCGCTGGAGCGCGGACAACGACCAGCTGATCGTGCGCGTCGAGCGCAACGCGCTGGAGCGCGTGTGCGCCGCCTATCTCGGCCATCGCCCGGCCCTGCCGCTGCGCTTCCAGCTCGGCATGGCCTGGCGCAGCGCCGGCTGGTATGCATTGATGGAGTATCTGGTGCAGATGCTGTCGGCGGCGCCGGCAACGGCACGCCATCCGCTGACGGCGTGCCAGCTCGAGCAGCTGGTGATCGGCGCGCTGCTGACACTGCAGCCGCACAGCCTGTCGGAGGCGCTGCAGCGGCACGGCAAGCCGCTGGCGCCGCGCCATGTGAAAGTGGTCGAGGAGTATATCCACGCCCATGCCGCCGCCGCGCTGACGCCGGCGCTGCTGGCGGAAATCGCGGGGGTCAGCCTGCGCAGCCTGTATGCGGGATTCCGCGAGCATCGCGGGCTGAGCCCGATGGCCTACCTGCGCACGATCCGGCTGGACCGGGTACGGCACGATCTGCTCAACGATGCGGCGCTGTCGTCGGTGACCGGCGCCGCGCTGCGCTGGGGCTTTACCCACCTGGGGCGCTTCAGCGCCGAATACCGGCGCGCGTTCGGCGAGTGTCCGGCGGAGACGCTGCGCCGGCGCGGCAGCGTGTAG